AAAAACTCATGTTGGCAGTCCATTGTAGATTTCTCTGCTGAATTAAAGAAATCAAGGCCATGCCTTTAAGTTCCATTCCTTTCCTCCTGCGTGTCCATCTACCGATTACATTGCTTTCAGATCTTTTAAGCTgggatttttcaaaatgaagcacTGTGCATATTTGCAGAGCATTCGTATGGCTCTTCATTTAATGTTCTCTATTAAAGGCATGCATTAGCATATACtaatccttctttctttttttttttttttttttttccagacaactGAAACGTGACTATCCCGGTGCTGTAGTTCTTAGTACTGACGACTTCTTTATCGAAAATGGGGTATACATGTTTGAGCCTGACTTCTTGGAGGATGCACACAAATGGAACCAAAAGCGAGGTGACTGAAATCGATCCAGGGGTTTTGCAgaatagttttgcttttcagtctaTCTATCTTTCAACTTAGCCCCCAagataaaaatatctcaaagtGTTGCCATATACTGACGTTCACGGGGtactggttaaaaaaatatttttgccacttctgactttatttcttctgacttagagaaatttataaataaaaagtgtCGGTGATTGCTAGATGTTATTTTAGAAAGTACAGCAGTGACTGTTAGCACTGCTGAAGTTTGGTGACAGCAGATGGCATGCAAATCCCAGCCCAGCTGTGTGCTCTCCTCTGCCCGCGTTTGGGTGGTGGCTACAAATCCGAGTCTGGTGAGGAACTGAGCGTGCCAGCAGTGGGCAAAGAAAGGACGCTTTGGGGCTAGTAAGACTTGGCTCAGTCtgttatttaatacattttgtcATTACTTAATGTGTTACATTACAGCACGCAAGGCAATGAAGAATGGGAAAAGCCCGGTTATAATTGATAACACCAACATCCATGCTTGGGAAATGAAGCCGTATGTGATGATGGTAGGAAAGCTCTGACATTGCTTTTATACACTCAGCTATGACATTTAAGAGGTGATCTGACTGAAACGGTTCTTATCATGGCTAAAAAGAATTACTTCCATTTTCCCTTAGTTCTCTAATTATAGTTAAAGATTGATATTGTGACGAAGTAGGGGAAGAGGTGCCAGTGTAGTTGTTTTAATTAGTCAGCTATATAACTCAGTGAAGGCAAAATGACTTGAAAAGATTAAGTCTTTGAACTTGCCCTGTTACTTCTTGGTGATCAGGATGTCGTCTCCTTCCTCAGTAGTGAATTGAACAGTTCCCAAACTATTTGTTGACAAATATATCAATATATGATTTATAACTTTAGTTTATGACATGAAAAATACACCATTAATAATCTTTGAAGACGCACTGATATCTCGTCAGGAGTTCTGGCAGAAATGGCAATATTTTTAGTACAGTTTCCTAATATCGCCTGTCTGCTAACATTATGCTCATGCTTCTGTTCTTGGGTTATGATCTTGTCAGTTAAGAAATTTGAATCTAAATATTGCTTGTACAGGAGcaaaaaaagaggcaagaaTGAGTAGTGGTGCTGGAAAGCCCAGACATGCCACTCCATAGCAGTTGTGGGGGACTAGGAAGCAAGTGAGAGAGCACAGCCAGAGTTGGACAAGATGTAAAAAAACATCAACAGATTTCCCTGCCTCCTTTCCCTCAgatcaaaaagcaaaagcaatcaataactgtattaaatatatatatacacacacacacatatgcacacatacacaaatacGTTGCTTTACCTTAAAAGAATTGAAGCCTGTAGACTCAATGCCTGGAAATGGCATGACTGTTAGGTGTTGACCTCACACTCCCAGAAGCTCCAGCTTGGTGTGGCCAACCCATGGCTCTTGAACCATCTGTGATTTCCAGATGTTCAAGTGCCAGGATGCCATTGCCATGAGGCACAGGGACTGGGGGCAATGCTGAGGGCAAGTTTTGCTGGGAGACCCAAATCCTTTGGGGTAGAAGGAAATGAACTACCTGGGGCTCAGACCAGCACCTTGATGACAGTCATGGttatcttcctctttctggctCCTCATACATGTGATACATCTCTTAGGCATATAAAATCTCCGGCGGTCTGGCAGATTGGCTATTCCTGAGCTTGGCAGCCATACATCTAAAACTTCTGTGTCCTTCTTCAGGCACGTGAAAATAGGTACGAAGTTATATTCCAAGAACCAGATACACCCTGGAAGTTCAATGTTCAAGAACTGGCAAGgtacatctttttcttttgatacagcAGACAGGTTCTCATTTTATTGATGTACTCTGAATAAGGTCAGCACTCTTCCTCTTCATATACCCTAAAAAGTAACtaagtaaatgaaaacagaaggagTGTCATGGAAATTTTCTGTTACTCAGTACCTGGTCTGCAGTGAATTCAGCCCTGAAAGAGCCCGACCACACTGAAGCGAGCCAGGCAGTAGAAGCAGCAACCCCCCTGGAATGTGTATTTATACTGCAAGCTTCTTGGAGCAGGAACCctgattttcattctgtattttgaGCAGCACTCCCTGTTTGGGCACAAATCACGTCTAAGTACTATATTCAGACATCTATTCTTAAAAACCCTAACAAATCTTGTCTTCCAATGGTGGGATGCTACATTAAGTGTGGTCAAGAAATGGGGTTCTAGAGGATCTTTCTGAAGATCATAACATGCACCTGCAAAAGGGAACACAATGAATGTACTAACTCTGCATAATGTGGTTGGATATAGAGGCAGCCAAATACCACTCTAAGTATGTTAGTTTGGCTAGTGGATGCAGGGTTAATGGTTATATCACTAAAAACCTTCATGCAGGCTGTTTCTGGCCTTTAACCAACCAGCTGTAAACTGGTACAGTGGCAAGTGCACTCCCATCTACTAGATCTAGAAGCTAACATGCGCTAACTTCTTTGTTACTGCAAGAAAACAGCATGGGTACTTCATTCCGACTGATCTGTTGGGTTTGTACCAGCTAGGAATTCTAGTCAAAAATGAGCACTGCTCCTTGTGCCCGCCTCGTAAGTGGGATGCTGCAGGTGGCAACCTGCTACATTACTCTCACCTTAAttccagcagaggaaaaacatgttGGGTCCaatcttattcaacatatttatCAATGACttggatgaagggacagagtgtaacctcagcaagtttgctgatgatacaaaactgtgAGGAGTGGCCGATACACCGGAAGGCTGCGCTGCCgttcagtgagacctggacaggctagagagttgggccAAGAGGAACCGAATAAAATTCATCAAGGGCAAGTGTAGGACCCCcccacctagggaggaataagcCCAAGCAtcagtacaggttaggggttgacctgctgggaagcagcactgcagagaaggaactGGGAGTCgtggtggacagcaagctctccatgagccagcagtgtgcccttgtggccaagaaggccaatggtatcctggggtgcattaagaagagcgtggccagcaggtcaagggaggttatcctcctcctctactctgccctggtgaggccacatctggagttctgtgtccagttctgggctcctcagttcaagacagacagggaactactggaaagagtccagcagagggctacgaggatgatgaggggactggagcatctctcgtatgagcaaaggctgagagagctgggtctgtttagcctggagaagagaagactgagaggggatcttattagtgcttataaatatctaaagggtgggtgtcaagaggaaggggccagagtcttttcagtggtgcccagtgacaggacaaggggcaacaggcacaaactggaacacagggagttccatctcaacatgaggaaaaactttttcactgtgagagtgacagagcactggaacaggctgcccagagagattgtgggggtctccttctctggagatactcaaaccccacctggacgccatcctgtgcaacctgctctgggtgatcctgctttagtggggggttggactagatgatctctagaggtcccttccaacccctaccaatctatgaatctgtgaatctccagaggtcccttccaaactctactgttctgtgattctgtaacatGAACCATTATCCTGAGCATATCAGAAACCTTAGCAAGCTTAAGATAACTTCTAATACATAGGCactaaatatttgtattttctgttaatgTTAACTCTACAGAAGAAATACTCATCGTGTCCCTCGAGAAAAGATACAACGGATGAAGGAGCAATATGAGCACAATGTTACCTTCCACAGCGTTCTTCACTCTGAAAAGCCAAGCAGAGATGAGAGAAGCTTCAGTAGACCAAATGCAGTTTACAGCACGGGTGCCTATTCCAACCTCCCTCCAGCCTTCTCAAGCAGACGACCTCACATAGCGCACAGAAACAACATGCCATTTAACTGAAGAGGTGGAttcttcagtgtattttaatTATCAGGGTATAGAAGTCTctagttttacattttctttctaaacagttttttattcttctatttttctactacatttctaaattacttttatttcttacaaGTTTTTAAATGTCCCTGGATTATGATCTCACAGCTCTACGTGACCACTATCCTCAGTAGAAACCGTACTCCCTCACCCCTCTTCCTCCACAAAAAACCATCCAAGCTTACAGTGAAATTTACTGTCTGTGCCACACGCTTTTTGGGAGTTTTCCTCCTGTGTCATGCTCTGTCACTAACAGATAACGATAAATATTCCTAAATTCATTCTTTCTTACAGGGCACATGGCCAACTCCTTCTTCATGCAGTTGTCATTTCTTGCCATTTTCATACTATCTGGCTCTATAACCTTTTGTATCTTCCCACTCCACCTTGTCTAGAGCATTACTGCGAGCTTTAAGAGAGGCAAAGTGAACAGTGGAAAAAGTAACTAACTATTGGATTGTAGCAAGGTTTGATGCTGTTCCCTGTCTGCACCTCTGCTGTCTGGATTCATGCTGGTCTTACCTCAGCTCTATCACAGCCAAACAGCTTCTCCAGCCTAGAGGTTTCGAACACAGGAAACTGAGCCCTTTATCTTGCCAAGACATAGGAATTCAACTGATCCTGAGATGAGTCCCTATTCGGAGGCTCCTAAAAGGAAACATTAGTTAGGCTAGTGCTTGTTAACTTCTAAgtaggaacaaaaaaatgttttgtaaggGGAGAAAATTCCTTCCAGCACCAAGTGTTGAGAAGCCACTGTCTGATGGATGAGTAAGGCAGGCATCCTGCAGTAGTTTTATCCATATTGTTAAAATTCTGCTGATTATGCCCTTATCAAGAAGCCtcatcaaacatttttaaaactcagcATTTGtgatgacaatttttttttaagtaggtgCGGATTATTTGGCAGTGCTTATAGAACGGGGCAGTAGCGAGTTATTTTGCATAGGAAACAAAGGCAGCTCACATtggacattaaaaaatatgGGTACAGCAGCTATCAGCAAGCTTGTGTCAGCCTAGTAGAGTTCTCCAGTCCTGCTACAATGTCCAGCTTGGTCACAGGAGCCACCCCCTGTTCAGCACTTGAGCCGAGTAAATGGCACAGGACCCCTGAAATGTTGCTGAGGGGGAAGCTGGCGGTCTCAGTCCCGAAACATCCTCCCTCCTTTGACCCATGCctggtggggagcagcagggcgAGGGCCAGCCTGACAACAAAGAAACTAAACCATGGAGTTGGCAGCCGGTCTAGCAGGAGGGTTTCT
This sequence is a window from Balearica regulorum gibbericeps isolate bBalReg1 chromosome 1, bBalReg1.pri, whole genome shotgun sequence. Protein-coding genes within it:
- the N4BP2L1 gene encoding NEDD4-binding protein 2-like 1 isoform X3 — translated: MDERLLRALGGLSLQPPRGRFEGRLVLLRGLPGAGKSTLARQLKRDYPGAVVLSTDDFFIENGVYMFEPDFLEDAHKWNQKRARKAMKNGKSPVIIDNTNIHAWEMKPYVMMARENRYEVIFQEPDTPWKFNVQELARGKTCWVQSYSTYLSMTWMKGQSVTSASLLMIQNCEEWPIHRKAALPFSETWTG
- the N4BP2L1 gene encoding NEDD4-binding protein 2-like 1 isoform X2; its protein translation is MDERLLRALGGLSLQPPRGRFEGRLVLLRGLPGAGKSTLARQLKRDYPGAVVLSTDDFFIENGVYMFEPDFLEDAHKWNQKRARKAMKNGKSPVIIDNTNIHAWEMKPYVMMARENRYEVIFQEPDTPWKFNVQELASRGKTCWVQSYSTYLSMTWMKGQSVTSASLLMIQNCEEWPIHRKAALPFSETWTG
- the N4BP2L1 gene encoding NEDD4-binding protein 2-like 1 isoform X1, which encodes MDERLLRALGGLSLQPPRGRFEGRLVLLRGLPGAGKSTLARQLKRDYPGAVVLSTDDFFIENGVYMFEPDFLEDAHKWNQKRARKAMKNGKSPVIIDNTNIHAWEMKPYVMMARENRYEVIFQEPDTPWKFNVQELARRNTHRVPREKIQRMKEQYEHNVTFHSVLHSEKPSRDERSFSRPNAVYSTGAYSNLPPAFSSRRPHIAHRNNMPFN